The genome window CGCGGCCTGGGGCTGGGCCATCGGGTACGCCTGGGCGGCCTGCGGCTGCGCGGCGTACGCGGCGGCGGCCCCCGGAGCGGCCGGGTGGGCCACGGCCTGCTGCGCCGCCTGCAGGGCGGCGAGCGCGGCCTGCTGCGGCTGAGCCGCGTAACCGGCGGCCGGCGCCATCTGCTGCGCGGCCATCGCCTGCGGCACGGCCTGGAGGGCGGGCTGGTACGCCAGAGCCGCCTGCGGCTGCGCGGCGTACGCGGCGGCGGCCCCCGGAGCGGCCGGCTGGGCCACGGCCTGCTGCGCCGCCTGCAGGGCGGCGAGCGCGGCCTGCTGCGGCTGAGCCGCGTAACCGGCGGCCGGCGCCATCTGCTGCGCGGCCATCGCCTGCGGCACGGCCTGCGGGATCTGCGCAGCGGCCGGGACCGGCGCGGGGGTCACCGCGTACGGCTGGCCCTGCGGGAGGGCGGCGGCGTACTGCTGGGCCTGCGGGACGGCGGCGGCGATCGGCTGGGCCTGCGGGACGGCGGCGGCGATCGGCTGGGCGCCGTTGGCCGGCCCGTTGATCGCCGGGGCCTGCTGGGACAGCACCGCGTCGAGGACCTGCCGCGCGGCCGCGGCGCCGTAGCGCAGCCCCTGGCGGGCGAGCTTGTCCCAGAAGGTCACCGGGCTCACCAGGTGCTCCTGCGGGAGGATCTGGTCCTCTGGCGAGGTCACCGGGCCGTACGGGCTCATCTGCGGCAGCCCCAGCGGCTGAGCGATCTGCCGGCCGATGGGCTGCGGGGAGAGGTACTGAAGCGGATTGCTCAGAGCAGTAGCCGGATACGAGGCTTCCATAGCTGTGAACGTCATGGTCACTCCTTCGAGCCAGCCGTCTGGCTCATCGCCCACAGTGATTACACAGCGTTATCTGTCCAAAACGCAACGTGATAGGCGTAATGGTGTGCTAAGCCCTGGTCTGTTCCTGGAAGGGGCGATCAGCTGGGGCTCGGCGGACGCGCGGGCCGGCCGGACGGCTGCGCGAGCGGGAGGAGGACCGGGATGAACGACCTGCCGATCTGCGTCACCTGCGGCGTTCAGTACGCCGCGCCGCGTGACGACTGCCCCATCTGCGAGGACGAACGCCAGTACGTCGGATGGGGCGGACAGCGGTGGACCACCCTCCGGGAGCTGCGCCGGGCCGGCCACCGGGCGAGGATCGAGGAGGAGGGGCCGGACGTGATCGGGATCGGCGCCGAGCCGCCCACCGCGATCGGCCAGCGGGCGCTGCTGATCGGGTCACGTGGTGGCGGCCGACGGGGCCGAGGCCGTCCGCCGCTCGGCCGAGCGCTACCTCTCCTTCGCCCTCGACGACGCCGGGCCGGAGCGGGCGGCCGATGACGCCTGATCGCCCGGAGGCGGAGATCGAAGCGATGTCCGCCCTGTTCGCCCGGCACCTGCCCGGGCTCGCGGCCCGCTCGGTGACCCGGCTGGGCGAGGGCATGGACCACGTCGCCTACGAGGCCGACGGCGGGCTGATCCTCCGGATGAGCAAGGAGCCGGACCCGGCCCGCCGCGCCGACCGGATCCGGCGCGAGGCGGCCCTGCTCGCGCTGGTGGCCGAGATCTCCCCGCTGCCCGTCCCGCGGGTCATCCTGAGCGACCCCGACGCCGGAGTGCTCGGGTACGTCAAGCTGCCCGGCCGCCCGCTGGCCGAGCGACCGGTGGCCGAGCCGGGGCGGCTCGCGCCGGCCCTCGGCGAGTTCCTCACCCGGCTGCACCTGGCGCCGCCGGAGCGGTTCAGCGCGCTGGCCGCGCCGGACACCCAGCCGCTCACCGCGTGGCTCGCCGAGGCCGAACGGCACCACCGCGCGGTCGCCGCGCACCTGCCGGCCGCCGCCCGCCGCCGGATCGAGGCCTTCCTCGGCGGCGCACCGCCCGCGGAGCCGCGCGCCCTCGCGTTCTGCCACAACGACCTCGGCGCCGAGCACGTGCTGGCGGAGGGCGGGACGGTCACCGGGGTGATCGACTGGAGCGACGCGGAGATCGCCGACCCCGCCTACGACCTCGGGCTCCTCTATCGGGATCTCGGCCCCGAGGTCACCGCGTCGATCCTCGCCCACTACGCGGCCCCGTGGGACGACGCGGCCGGCCGGCGGGCCGTGTTCTACGCCCGGTGCGCCCTGCTCGAGGACCTCGCCTACGGCCTGCGCACCGGACCGCGCCGGTACGCCGAGGCCGCCCTGGCGCACCTCGACCGGACCTTCTCCGCGTGGGGATGAGCGCCGCGCTCTGGCGGCGACGACGTCGGAGCCGAGCACGTGCCGGTGGAGGGCGGAGACGGTCACCGGGCGGGGTGAGCGGTATCCGGCCCGCTCCCCCGGGCGGCCGGCCCGGCGGCTCGGGGACCGGCCGGTCACGGGGCGGCCCGGTTCCGCCGCTCGGGGATCCGGCCCGCCCTTCGGGTGCCTCCGCTCGCGGGTGCGGCGTGGCCTCGCGGGGGAACGGCGCCGACCCGGTGCGGCCGGCGCGACGGCTCGGGGTGGGCGGCTCGGGGAGGGGTGACGCGGGGAGCGGTGTCGGGGGTGACGGGGAGCGGTGACGCTCCTCGTGATGCGGGCGGGCCGTCAGGCCGTGCAGGTGGAGCAGACGGGGCAGGCGACGGTGACCACGGCACGGGCCGCGTCGTCGACGTGCGCCACCTCTCCGGAGCCGAGGCAGTACCGGCAGGACAGCGCCGCCGCGATGACCGGGTCACGCCAGACGCGGTGCTCCCACACGGGCGGCGGCACGACCGGGGGCGGTGGCGGCTCCGCGGGCTCGTGCGCTCCGCCGACCCACCCCCGACCATGACAGAAAGGGCAGGCGAGGAAGAGCGGCCCGATTCGTTGACCCTTGGCTCCCTGACATTCCGGACAGGTGATCGGGTCGGTCATCGCCGGCCCGTTCCGTTACATCGCTTGCACGCCACCCAGCGCCGCTCCCTGTTCCGCTGGCCGTTCAGCTCCATCCACTCGCCCCCCGCACCCAGGCAGATGTCACACACCGGCTTCTCTTTGTAGTCCTTGGTCATGCCACGACATTACGCCGGATGGCATATCCGTCACAGCGTTTTCTGGCATCACTTTTCACTCGGTCATTTTCGATCTTCATAGGACCGGAAATAGCCTCCGATATTGGAAGAATACGCCACAGAAGCGAACAATCACCCTTTACCGAAGAATTGACAACAGGGATTCCGAACAAACTTCCGTAACCGCCCACGACGAGAACACCACTCGGCTCCGGAGGCCGCCCACCGGCCGGCCGCTCGGCCGTTCCGCGGACGGGACGCGCCGCCGTGCCGCCCGCCGAGCCGTACCGCACGGGATCGGCGCGCCACGGCGGGCGCGGCGTCACGCCCGGAACCCACCGGGCGGCCCGGCCCGGTGCCCCGGCACGGCACCGCGAACCGCACAGAGAGCACGGCCGGGGATGACACCGGAAACGCTAGGCGTATCCGGCACGATGTGGCAGTATCGCCCAGGTGACCACGGCATTCGAGCAACGCCTGCGCGATCTGGCACGGCTCCGCCGCGTTCGCGACCGGATCGACCGGGACTACGCCAAACCGCTGGACGTCGAGGCGCTGGCCCGCGAGGCGGGCATGTCGGCCGGGCACCTGAGCCGCCAGTTCAAGCTCGCCTACGGCGAGCCGCCGTACAGCTACCTGATGACCCGGCGCATCGAGCGCGCCATGGCCCTGCTGCGCCGGGGCGATCTCAGCGTCACCGAGGTCTGCTTCGCGGTTGGTTTCTCCTCGCTCGGCACCTTTAGCACCAGGTTTACCGAGCTGGTCGGCACACCGCCGAGCGTCTACCGGCGCCAGGCGGCGGCCGCGGCCGAGGAGGGGATCCCGCCGTGCGTGGCGAAACAGGTGACCAAACCGGTCAGGAATCGAGAAGCGCGGCTCCCCGCCCCGCACCTAGCCTGACCGGCATGGACATCACCATTCACCACACGTTCCTGCCGCACGACGACCCGGACACCGCCCTGAGCTTCTACCGCGACACCCTCGGTTTCGAGGTCCGCAACGACGTCGGCCACGGCGGGATGCGCTGGATCACGGTCGGCCCGCCGAACCAGCCGGGCACGTCCATCGTCCTGTACCCGCCGGCCGCCACACCCGGCCTCACCGACGACGAGCGCCGCATGATCGCCGAGATGATGGCCAAGGGCACCTTCGGCATCGTCGTCCTGGCCACCAAGGACGTCGACGCCGTCTTCGACCGGCTGCAGGCCCGCGGCGCCGAGGTCGTCCAGGAGCCCGTCGACCAGCCGTACGGGGTCCGCGACTGCGCGTTCCGCGACCCCGCGGGCAACCTGATCCGCATCCAGCAGGCGAGCTGACGCCGCCGTCGCGCCCCGCGCCCGGCCCGCCCGGGCGCGGGGCCGGTGGCGGACGGCGCCGCCGGCGGTCACCGGCGACCGTCCCAGGACCGCTTCCCGATTCCGTTCCCGAATTCGAGATACCGTTCCCGACTTCGATATGACTGCCGAACCCCGCTCCCGCGCGCAGCGCCGCCGCGACACCGAGCACCGCCTCAACCACGACGTCGACGTCTGGGTGGCCACCGCCTCACCGGACGGCCTGCCGTACCTGGTGCCGCTCTCCTTCGACTGGGACGGCGAGACCCTGCTGCTCGCCACCCCGGCCCACAGCCCGACCGGCCGGAACCTGGCCGCCACCCGGACCGTCCGGCTGGGGCTGGGCCACACCCGCGACGTGACCGTGATCGACGGCGACGTCGAGGTGCTCGAGATGGACGCGCTGCCCAAGGAGCGCGGCGACCGGTTCGCCGCGCGCACCGGCTTCGACCCGCGCGCTGGCCACGCCGTACCGCTGGTTCCGCGTCACGCCGCGCCGGATCCAGGCCTGGCGCGAGGAGAACGAGCTGACCGGCCGGGAGCTGATGCGCGACGGCCGCTGGCTGGCCTGAACCGGGCCGCCGCGCGGCCGGGTCCGGGGACGCCGGGATCCGGCCGCGCCCGGCTCCGCCAGGAGCGTAATTCCGCAGGTCATCGCGGGTGATGCCACCAGAATGCACCGGACGGTGCGGACCGCGCCGCCCGGACGAACCGGCAGATGGGAGAGACACGAGCATGGCCACGAGCGGCACGTCGCCGGTGCACGTCGCCGACAGCCACGACGTGATCCGCGTGCACGGCGCACGCGAGAACAACCTGAAGAACATCAGCATCGAGATCCCCAAGCGCCGGCTGACCGTGTTCACCGGCGTCTCCGGCTCGGGCAAGAGCTCCCTGGTCTTCGACACGATCGCCGCGGAGTCACAGCGGCTGATCAACGAGACCTACAGCGCCTTCGTGCAGGGCTTCATGCCGACGGTGCACCGGCCCGACGTCGACGTGCTCGACGGCCTGACCACCGCGATCATCGTCGACCAGCGGCGGATCGGCGCGGACCCCCGCTCCACCGTCGGCACCGTCACCGACGCCAACGCGCTGCTGCGCATCCTCTTCAGCCGGCTCGGGCGGCCGCACATCGGCCCGCCCAGCGCGTTCTCCTTCAACGTCCCGTCCGTACGGGCCAGCGGTGTGATCACGGTCGAGCGCGGCTCGGGCGAGACCACCAAGCAGACCTTCTCCCGCGCCGGCGGCATGTGCCCGCGCTGCGAAGGCCGGGGCTCGGTCACCGACTTCGACCTCTCCCAGCTCTACGACGAGAACAAGTCGATCAACGAAGGGGCCCTCACCATCCCCGGCTACAGCGCGGACGGATGGTACGGCCGGATCTTCCGCGGGTGCGGCTTCTTCGACCCGGACAAGCCGATCCGCGAGTTCACCGAGCGGGAGCTCCACGACCTGCTCTACAAGGAGCCGACCAAGATCAAGGTCGATGGCGTCAACCTGACCTACGAGGGCCTGATCCCGAGGATCAAGAAGTCGTTCTTGTCCAAGGACGTCGACGCGCTCCAGCCGCACGTCCGCGCGTTCGTGGAGCGGGCGGTGACGTTCACCGTCTGCCCCGGCTGCGACGGCACCCGGCTCAACGAGGCGGCGCGCTCCTCCAAGATCAAGGGGATCAGCATCGCCGACGCCTGCGCGATGCAGATCAGCGACCTCGCCGAATGGGTGCGCGGGCTCGACGAGCCGTCCGTCCGGCCGCTGCTCGCCGCGCTGCAGCAGACCCTCGACTCGTTCGTGGAGATCGGGCTGGGCTACCTCTCCCTCGACCGGCCGTCCGGCACGCTGTCGGGCGGTGAGGCGCAGCGGGTCAAGATGATCCGCCACCTCGGCTCCCCGCTCACCGACGTCACCTACGTGTTCGACGAGCCCACCACCGGCCTCCACCCGCACGACGTCAAGCGGATGAACGACCTGCTGCTGCGGCTGCGGGACAAGGGCAACACCGTGCTCGTCGTCGAGCACGAGCCGGAGACGATCGCCATCGCCGACCACGTCGTCGACCTCGGGCCCGGGGCCGGCACCGAGGGCGGCACCGTCTGCTACCAGGGCCCCGTCGACGGGCTGCTCGCCAGCGGCACCATCACCGGCCGCCACCTCGGCTACCGGGCCTCGCTGAAGCAGGAGGTGCGCAAGCCCACCGGGGCGCTGGAGATCCGCGGCGCCACCACGCACAACCTCCGCAACGTCGACGTCGACATCCCGCTCGGGGTGCTCGTCGCGGTCACCGGGGTCGCCGGCTCCGGCAAGAGCTCGCTGATCCACGGCTCGCTCGCCGGCCGGGACGGGGTCGTGGCGATCGACCAGACCCCGATCCGCGGCTCGCGGCGCAGCAACCCCGCGACCTACACCGGGCTGCTCGACCCGATCCGCAAGGCGTTCGCCAAGGCCAACGGCGTCAAGCCCGCGCTGTTCAGCGCCAACTCCGAGGGCGCCTGCCCGAGCTGCAACGGCGCCGGCGTCGTCTACGTCGACCTGGCGATCATGGCGAGCGTCGCCACCACCTGCGAGGACTGCGAGGGCAAGGGCTTCCAGCCCCAGGTGCTCGACTACAAGCTCGGCGGCAGGAACATCAGCGAGGTGCTCGCCATGCCCGTGGCCGAGGCATTGGAGTTCTTCGGCTCCGGGGAGGCGCGCATCCCGGCGGCCCACAAGATCCTCACCCGGCTGGCCGACGTCGGGCTCGGGTACCTCAGCCTCGGCCAGCCGCTCACCACGCTCTCCGGCGGTGAGCAGCAGCGGCTCAAGCTCGCCGCCCACATGGCCGAGCAGGGCGGCGTCTACATCCTCGACGAGCCCACCGCCGGCCTCCACACCGCCGATGTGGAGCAGCTCCTCGGCCTGCTCGACCGGCTGGTCGACTCGGGCAAGTCGGTGATCGTCATCGAGCACAACCTGGCGGTCATGGCGCACGCCGACTGGATCATCGACCTCGGGCCCGGCGCCGGCCGGGACGGCGGCCGGGTGGTGTTCGAAGGCACCCCCGCCGACCTGGTGGCCGCCCGCTCCACCCTCACCGGGCAGCACCTGGCCGAGTACGTCGGCGCGTGACCGGTCGAGCCCCGGGCGTGTGACCGGGCCGGGCCGCGCCCCGGCCA of Thermobispora bispora DSM 43833 contains these proteins:
- a CDS encoding ATP-binding cassette domain-containing protein, whose product is MATSGTSPVHVADSHDVIRVHGARENNLKNISIEIPKRRLTVFTGVSGSGKSSLVFDTIAAESQRLINETYSAFVQGFMPTVHRPDVDVLDGLTTAIIVDQRRIGADPRSTVGTVTDANALLRILFSRLGRPHIGPPSAFSFNVPSVRASGVITVERGSGETTKQTFSRAGGMCPRCEGRGSVTDFDLSQLYDENKSINEGALTIPGYSADGWYGRIFRGCGFFDPDKPIREFTERELHDLLYKEPTKIKVDGVNLTYEGLIPRIKKSFLSKDVDALQPHVRAFVERAVTFTVCPGCDGTRLNEAARSSKIKGISIADACAMQISDLAEWVRGLDEPSVRPLLAALQQTLDSFVEIGLGYLSLDRPSGTLSGGEAQRVKMIRHLGSPLTDVTYVFDEPTTGLHPHDVKRMNDLLLRLRDKGNTVLVVEHEPETIAIADHVVDLGPGAGTEGGTVCYQGPVDGLLASGTITGRHLGYRASLKQEVRKPTGALEIRGATTHNLRNVDVDIPLGVLVAVTGVAGSGKSSLIHGSLAGRDGVVAIDQTPIRGSRRSNPATYTGLLDPIRKAFAKANGVKPALFSANSEGACPSCNGAGVVYVDLAIMASVATTCEDCEGKGFQPQVLDYKLGGRNISEVLAMPVAEALEFFGSGEARIPAAHKILTRLADVGLGYLSLGQPLTTLSGGEQQRLKLAAHMAEQGGVYILDEPTAGLHTADVEQLLGLLDRLVDSGKSVIVIEHNLAVMAHADWIIDLGPGAGRDGGRVVFEGTPADLVAARSTLTGQHLAEYVGA
- a CDS encoding VOC family protein; translated protein: MDITIHHTFLPHDDPDTALSFYRDTLGFEVRNDVGHGGMRWITVGPPNQPGTSIVLYPPAATPGLTDDERRMIAEMMAKGTFGIVVLATKDVDAVFDRLQARGAEVVQEPVDQPYGVRDCAFRDPAGNLIRIQQAS
- a CDS encoding phosphotransferase family protein, giving the protein MTPDRPEAEIEAMSALFARHLPGLAARSVTRLGEGMDHVAYEADGGLILRMSKEPDPARRADRIRREAALLALVAEISPLPVPRVILSDPDAGVLGYVKLPGRPLAERPVAEPGRLAPALGEFLTRLHLAPPERFSALAAPDTQPLTAWLAEAERHHRAVAAHLPAAARRRIEAFLGGAPPAEPRALAFCHNDLGAEHVLAEGGTVTGVIDWSDAEIADPAYDLGLLYRDLGPEVTASILAHYAAPWDDAAGRRAVFYARCALLEDLAYGLRTGPRRYAEAALAHLDRTFSAWG
- a CDS encoding helix-turn-helix transcriptional regulator codes for the protein MTTAFEQRLRDLARLRRVRDRIDRDYAKPLDVEALAREAGMSAGHLSRQFKLAYGEPPYSYLMTRRIERAMALLRRGDLSVTEVCFAVGFSSLGTFSTRFTELVGTPPSVYRRQAAAAAEEGIPPCVAKQVTKPVRNREARLPAPHLA
- a CDS encoding pyridoxamine 5'-phosphate oxidase family protein translates to MTAEPRSRAQRRRDTEHRLNHDVDVWVATASPDGLPYLVPLSFDWDGETLLLATPAHSPTGRNLAATRTVRLGLGHTRDVTVIDGDVEVLEMDALPKERGDRFAARTGFDPRAGHAVPLVPRHAAPDPGLARGERADRPGADARRPLAGLNRAAARPGPGTPGSGRARLRQERNSAGHRG